A genome region from Altererythrobacter aquiaggeris includes the following:
- a CDS encoding tyrosine-protein phosphatase: MTDSRVLPLTGIHNFRDYGGYAVAGGGSVRRGLLFRSGQHEDATGADLAKIDTLELRHVIDMRGNSERAAYPCRRSDNFAAKVLFYDGETAALAPHVEAAEGALDAQAAHAKMQRLYSGLPFRAPLIAVLRKYFAAIAAGEGASLVHCLAGKDRTGMAVALMHHAIGVHRDDAMADFLLTNSAGNIDARIEAGAGAIRAKWGPLSDDVIRVLMGVDARYLDAARDAVIRESGSIDAFLADVLGVDDGVRARLRLHLVEG, translated from the coding sequence ATGACAGATTCGCGCGTTTTACCATTAACCGGCATCCATAATTTCCGTGACTACGGGGGGTATGCCGTCGCGGGCGGCGGCAGCGTAAGGCGCGGATTGCTGTTTCGTTCGGGCCAACACGAAGATGCAACCGGCGCCGATCTTGCCAAAATCGACACTCTCGAACTTCGCCATGTGATCGATATGCGCGGCAATAGCGAGCGGGCAGCTTACCCGTGCCGGCGGAGCGATAATTTCGCCGCGAAAGTCCTGTTTTACGATGGCGAGACGGCGGCGCTTGCCCCCCACGTCGAAGCCGCCGAGGGGGCACTTGATGCACAGGCGGCACACGCAAAGATGCAACGGCTGTATTCCGGCCTGCCGTTCCGCGCGCCGCTGATCGCGGTTTTGCGAAAGTATTTTGCGGCCATCGCCGCGGGTGAGGGAGCCAGTCTGGTGCATTGCCTGGCGGGTAAGGACCGCACCGGCATGGCAGTGGCGCTGATGCACCATGCGATAGGCGTGCACCGCGATGATGCGATGGCTGATTTCCTGCTGACCAATTCGGCCGGAAATATCGATGCGCGGATTGAAGCGGGGGCGGGCGCCATCCGCGCCAAATGGGGGCCGCTGAGCGATGATGTTATCCGTGTCTTGATGGGTGTGGATGCGCGTTATCTCGACGCGGCGCGTGACGCGGTGATCAGGGAGAGCGGGTCGATCGACGCATTTCTGGCAGATGTGCTGGGCGTGGATGATGGTGTGCGTGCGCGGCTGCGCTTGCATCTTGTCGAGGGTTGA
- the trxB gene encoding thioredoxin-disulfide reductase has product MATHKTRMLIVGSGPAGLSAAIYGARAGMEPVVVQGLQPGGQLTITTDVENYPGFRDVIQGPWLMQEMQAQAEHVGTRMLWDTITDIDIAGGSPFRAIGDSGDEYIGETLVIATGAQAKWLGAPGEADFNGKGVSACATCDGFFYRGKKIVVIGGGNTAVEEALYLTNHSDDVTIIHRRDEFRAEKILQDRVFASDKISVLWNKTVEEFLGEAPGGLNAVRLRDTVTGEQTVFDTQGAFVAIGHAPATELFKDKLEMDESGYLIVEPGTPKTAIPGVFACGDVMDHVYRQAVTAAGTGCMAALDAEKFLASLEFARQEAEAAA; this is encoded by the coding sequence ATGGCCACCCACAAAACCCGCATGCTTATCGTCGGCTCCGGCCCCGCAGGCCTGTCAGCCGCGATTTACGGTGCGCGCGCCGGGATGGAACCGGTTGTGGTGCAGGGCCTGCAGCCGGGCGGCCAGTTGACCATCACCACCGATGTGGAAAATTACCCCGGCTTTCGCGATGTTATCCAAGGCCCCTGGCTGATGCAGGAAATGCAGGCGCAGGCAGAACATGTCGGCACGCGGATGCTGTGGGACACGATCACCGATATCGATATCGCCGGGGGATCACCGTTTCGCGCAATTGGCGATAGTGGCGACGAATATATCGGCGAAACGCTGGTTATTGCCACTGGCGCACAGGCCAAATGGCTTGGCGCGCCGGGCGAGGCGGACTTCAACGGCAAAGGTGTATCGGCCTGCGCGACCTGCGACGGGTTTTTCTACCGCGGCAAGAAAATCGTGGTGATCGGCGGCGGAAATACGGCGGTCGAAGAAGCGCTTTATCTGACCAACCATTCGGACGATGTGACGATCATCCACCGCCGCGACGAATTTCGTGCGGAGAAAATCCTGCAGGACCGGGTGTTCGCCAGCGACAAGATTTCCGTGCTGTGGAACAAGACGGTCGAGGAATTTCTCGGCGAAGCGCCCGGTGGTTTGAACGCTGTACGCCTGCGCGATACGGTGACCGGGGAACAGACTGTATTCGATACGCAGGGCGCATTTGTCGCCATCGGTCATGCTCCGGCAACCGAGCTTTTCAAGGACAAGCTCGAGATGGACGAAAGCGGCTATCTGATTGTCGAACCCGGCACACCCAAAACAGCCATCCCTGGCGTGTTTGCCTGCGGCGATGTGATGGATCACGTTTACCGTCAGGCGGTCACCGCTGCGGGCACGGGATGCATGGCAGCGCTGGATGCAGAGAAATTTCTCGCGAGCCTGGAATTTGCCAGACAGGAAGCCGAAGCCGCCGCGTAA
- a CDS encoding response regulator, translating into MANIVIVDDDEMIAEMASEILISAGHACGWVCDGEKALQLLQWRRPDLLLLDQDMPAMSGSVLLRKLRQSPTFYDLPVIMFTAMTGAEDEMQAIYNGAQDYIRKPFDAKFLVWRVNQLLRTRAERPQHKELGELMKEGLAKAARDVRRERAVS; encoded by the coding sequence ATGGCAAATATCGTAATCGTTGACGACGACGAGATGATTGCCGAGATGGCATCTGAAATACTGATCAGCGCCGGCCATGCCTGCGGCTGGGTGTGCGACGGCGAAAAAGCGCTGCAACTGCTTCAATGGAGGCGTCCGGACCTGCTGCTGCTGGATCAGGATATGCCCGCAATGAGCGGATCGGTACTGCTGCGCAAGCTGCGCCAATCGCCGACATTCTATGATCTGCCCGTAATCATGTTCACCGCCATGACCGGCGCGGAGGACGAGATGCAGGCGATTTACAACGGGGCGCAAGATTACATCCGCAAGCCCTTCGATGCAAAATTTCTGGTCTGGCGGGTGAACCAGCTGCTGCGGACCCGCGCCGAACGGCCGCAACACAAGGAACTGGGCGAACTGATGAAGGAAGGGCTGGCAAAAGCTGCGCGCGATGTGCGCCGCGAACGCGCGGTTTCCTGA
- a CDS encoding enoyl-CoA hydratase/isomerase family protein, with protein sequence MTLRLEFDGATAHLLIERADKRNAFNMAMWQALPDLLEQAVRHEDTRLLILRAVDGGAFCAGADIRELLANKEDAAWREANQQAINMVQYQLARLPLPTIAFIEGDCVGGGCGLALACDLRVATDDARFGITPAKLGLVYPLHDVKLLTDLVGPGQAKRLLYTGSLIDAREAQRIGLVEMLGEDPDELAESILDASPHSVRETKQFVRRVLDGQVEDDGDTLRIFAEAFTGPDFAEGTSAFVQKRKPDFGS encoded by the coding sequence TTGACGCTGCGCCTCGAATTCGATGGCGCGACGGCGCATCTGCTGATCGAGCGCGCGGACAAGCGCAATGCCTTCAATATGGCGATGTGGCAGGCCCTTCCCGATCTGCTCGAGCAGGCGGTGCGACACGAGGACACGCGGCTCCTCATCCTGCGAGCGGTCGACGGCGGGGCATTCTGCGCCGGAGCGGACATACGCGAGTTGCTTGCCAACAAGGAAGACGCCGCCTGGCGCGAGGCAAACCAACAGGCAATCAACATGGTGCAGTATCAACTCGCCAGGCTGCCGCTCCCGACCATCGCCTTTATCGAGGGCGATTGCGTCGGAGGTGGATGCGGACTGGCGCTCGCGTGCGACCTGCGAGTGGCGACCGATGACGCTCGGTTCGGCATCACGCCCGCAAAGCTCGGTCTCGTCTATCCGCTGCATGATGTGAAGCTGCTCACCGACCTCGTCGGGCCGGGGCAAGCGAAGCGGTTACTCTATACGGGCAGCCTGATAGATGCGCGGGAGGCCCAGCGGATCGGGCTGGTAGAGATGCTGGGTGAGGATCCGGATGAACTGGCCGAGTCTATCCTTGACGCCAGCCCGCATTCGGTGCGCGAGACCAAGCAGTTCGTGCGCCGCGTGCTCGATGGACAGGTCGAGGACGACGGCGACACGCTCCGCATATTCGCCGAAGCTTTCACCGGACCCGACTTTGCCGAGGGCACCTCTGCATTCGTACAGAAGCGCAAGCCGGATTTCGGATCGTGA
- a CDS encoding quinone oxidoreductase, with the protein MKSTRAILRQHGGPEVIEWLEEDLPAPGPDEVTLEHGAVGLNYIDTYHRRGIYPVALPSGLGIEAAGRVVAVGERVEGFAEGDRVATFGPLLGAYSTHRNIGAEHLFRLPDGIDDRTAAASIVKAFTAEFLAERCGKVEKSWPVLVHAAAGGTGLLLTQWLNHLGAEVIGTVSTEEKAEAARAAGAHHVIFYKEENTAERVREITGGDGVRVTFDGIGRSTWETSLDATGKRGLIINYGNADAPVGELDVGVLAMKGSFYNTRPMLFHYYEDTQERAECSARVWDLFKHGVLSVTIGQTYPLTEAAQAHTDLQAGKTTGSTVLLP; encoded by the coding sequence ATGAAGTCGACGCGCGCTATCCTTCGCCAGCATGGCGGCCCCGAAGTCATCGAGTGGCTTGAGGAAGACCTTCCAGCGCCCGGACCGGATGAGGTCACTCTCGAGCATGGTGCGGTCGGGCTGAACTACATCGACACCTACCATCGCCGCGGCATCTATCCAGTCGCGCTTCCCAGCGGCCTCGGCATAGAGGCGGCAGGACGCGTCGTAGCCGTCGGAGAGCGGGTCGAGGGTTTCGCAGAAGGCGACCGGGTGGCGACATTCGGCCCCCTTCTCGGGGCCTACTCGACGCACCGGAACATAGGCGCGGAGCATCTTTTCCGCTTGCCCGATGGCATCGACGACCGGACGGCAGCCGCCTCGATCGTAAAGGCTTTCACTGCCGAGTTCCTCGCAGAGCGTTGCGGGAAGGTCGAGAAAAGCTGGCCCGTGCTTGTGCATGCTGCCGCCGGGGGGACCGGCCTCCTGCTTACCCAATGGCTGAACCATCTCGGGGCCGAGGTCATCGGGACCGTGTCGACCGAGGAAAAGGCCGAGGCAGCGCGGGCGGCAGGCGCGCATCACGTGATATTCTACAAGGAAGAGAACACTGCCGAGCGTGTGCGCGAGATTACCGGCGGAGATGGCGTGCGTGTAACCTTCGATGGCATCGGGCGCTCGACATGGGAGACCTCTCTCGATGCGACGGGCAAGCGCGGCCTCATCATCAATTATGGCAACGCCGATGCGCCGGTTGGCGAGCTGGATGTCGGTGTGCTCGCGATGAAGGGCTCGTTCTACAACACGCGTCCGATGCTGTTTCACTATTACGAGGACACGCAAGAGCGCGCCGAATGCTCTGCGCGCGTCTGGGACCTGTTCAAGCACGGCGTGCTGTCGGTGACAATCGGCCAGACATATCCGCTGACCGAGGCAGCGCAGGCGCATACCGACCTGCAGGCCGGGAAGACAACCGGGTCGACCGTGCTCCTCCCTTGA
- a CDS encoding HsdM family class I SAM-dependent methyltransferase, producing the protein MAKARVSEIRAEHLLTELLSAQGWDCRRPPNGEMLRQQEYKDHSHLRDVFLRHSKVTAIGRGLPEAVVVDRKSMQPILVIEAKASISDLDKAVREATLVYGNACIEAGFNPLAVAIAGTSEDDFAVRVLKWDGAVWREATYEGNPISWIPNRADADRLRTPSTTPELRPSVPSADVLAERADEINRLLRESNVNDRLRPAVVGACMLALWKSRGNLRKNPENILGDINAACREAFWKAHKPDLANSLFVDEANDKLAVKARRIITILERLNVAVLTAEHDYLGQLYETFFRYAGGNTIGQYFTPRHVASFCADMLAVSKEDIVLDPTCGTGGFLIAAMDRMAREHQLSRSEMVKLVKTRLIGFDDEPVTAALCVANMILRGDGSSSVQRGDAFTAPDYPIGTTSVVLMNPPYPHKKTDAPTQDFVDRGLEGLAQGGRLAAIIPQSLLVKGGKIKAWRSGLLAKHSLEAVVQMPDSLFQPYASATTAMVYLRKGIPHPKKKKVFFARVDNDGFKLKKGVRVASHIDDLPKALEHFEGAGTEAGFCGWATLDEQSSFAPGAYIRARIMTDTEVDADVREVIRCRTAFTALHASDIVTLNTENPIDLKKMRKATAFTSTKSGTVADYFEIRYGLKSLHSKEGLTEGNSLVISSSGMDNGCYGFFDFAGVLKPPFVTVPSTGSIAIAHVQEWPCGVTDDCLLLSPKEGVSHAMLYVAAAAIRKERWRFSYGRKATPARIAGFPLPHTEEQLERIEGYLLRATAVEDQIIQNAEDALDSLIARTRLDELARGDDREVSGEELDARLAALIGE; encoded by the coding sequence ATGGCCAAGGCTCGCGTTTCAGAAATCCGCGCCGAGCACCTGTTGACGGAATTGCTTTCCGCTCAAGGGTGGGATTGCCGCCGTCCGCCGAACGGCGAAATGCTGCGCCAACAAGAGTATAAGGATCACAGCCATCTGCGCGACGTGTTCCTTCGGCACAGCAAGGTAACTGCAATAGGGCGCGGCTTGCCGGAAGCCGTAGTCGTTGATCGCAAGTCAATGCAGCCAATCCTCGTGATTGAAGCGAAGGCCTCAATTAGCGACCTAGACAAGGCCGTCAGAGAGGCCACGCTGGTTTATGGCAACGCATGTATTGAGGCGGGCTTCAATCCGCTGGCGGTGGCCATTGCGGGGACCAGTGAGGATGATTTTGCCGTTCGCGTTCTCAAGTGGGACGGAGCGGTCTGGCGAGAGGCGACCTACGAAGGCAATCCGATTAGTTGGATACCCAATAGGGCTGACGCGGATAGGTTGCGGACTCCATCTACCACGCCTGAACTTAGGCCTTCGGTGCCGAGCGCTGACGTGTTGGCAGAGCGGGCGGACGAAATTAACCGCCTCTTGCGTGAATCCAACGTCAATGACCGGCTGCGCCCCGCTGTCGTTGGCGCGTGTATGCTTGCTCTATGGAAGTCTCGCGGCAATCTGCGAAAGAACCCAGAAAACATACTCGGTGACATCAATGCGGCATGTCGAGAGGCCTTTTGGAAGGCCCATAAGCCCGATCTAGCAAACAGTCTTTTTGTCGATGAGGCGAACGATAAGCTTGCTGTCAAAGCACGGCGAATAATCACAATTCTAGAGCGCTTGAACGTCGCGGTGCTCACGGCGGAGCACGACTATCTCGGCCAGCTTTATGAGACGTTCTTTCGATATGCTGGCGGCAACACGATTGGCCAGTATTTTACCCCGCGTCATGTTGCGTCATTTTGTGCCGATATGCTTGCCGTATCGAAAGAGGATATTGTGCTCGACCCGACTTGCGGAACGGGCGGATTTTTGATCGCTGCAATGGATCGAATGGCACGGGAGCATCAGCTTTCTCGCTCCGAAATGGTCAAGCTGGTCAAGACCCGTTTGATCGGTTTCGATGATGAGCCGGTCACGGCAGCGCTGTGCGTCGCCAACATGATTTTGCGGGGCGACGGCTCTTCAAGCGTTCAGCGCGGGGATGCATTTACCGCGCCCGATTATCCCATTGGGACGACTTCGGTTGTGCTTATGAACCCGCCATATCCTCACAAGAAAACTGACGCGCCAACCCAAGACTTTGTTGATCGCGGCCTTGAGGGGCTTGCCCAAGGGGGCAGGCTGGCGGCGATAATCCCGCAGTCCCTTCTCGTTAAAGGCGGCAAGATCAAAGCGTGGCGTTCGGGCTTGCTGGCAAAGCATTCGCTGGAGGCCGTTGTGCAAATGCCTGACAGCCTATTTCAGCCCTATGCGAGCGCCACAACAGCTATGGTTTATCTTCGCAAGGGCATACCGCACCCCAAGAAAAAGAAGGTGTTTTTCGCCCGCGTAGACAACGACGGCTTCAAACTCAAAAAGGGTGTGCGGGTAGCTAGTCATATTGACGACCTTCCGAAGGCTCTTGAGCATTTTGAAGGTGCTGGAACAGAAGCGGGTTTTTGCGGGTGGGCTACGCTGGACGAACAATCTAGCTTCGCTCCAGGCGCATATATCCGCGCCAGAATTATGACCGACACCGAGGTCGATGCCGACGTGCGAGAGGTTATTCGTTGCCGCACGGCGTTCACCGCGCTTCATGCTTCCGATATTGTCACTTTGAACACCGAAAATCCAATCGACCTTAAAAAGATGCGTAAGGCTACCGCCTTTACATCGACGAAATCCGGCACGGTCGCAGACTATTTTGAGATCAGATACGGCCTGAAATCGCTGCACAGCAAAGAGGGGCTTACGGAAGGTAATTCTCTGGTCATATCGTCAAGCGGCATGGACAACGGCTGCTACGGCTTTTTCGACTTCGCAGGGGTCTTGAAGCCGCCTTTCGTTACCGTGCCTAGCACAGGCTCCATAGCTATCGCCCATGTTCAGGAATGGCCTTGCGGGGTCACTGACGACTGTTTGCTCCTGTCCCCGAAAGAGGGGGTGTCTCATGCGATGCTTTACGTCGCAGCCGCTGCAATCCGCAAAGAGCGGTGGCGGTTCAGTTATGGCCGGAAGGCTACGCCCGCGCGAATTGCTGGCTTCCCGCTTCCACACACAGAAGAGCAGCTAGAGCGGATTGAGGGCTATTTGTTGCGGGCAACGGCAGTCGAGGATCAGATCATCCAAAATGCAGAGGATGCTCTCGATAGCTTGATTGCGCGAACCCGCTTGGACGAACTAGCGCGGGGTGATGATAGAGAGGTTTCTGGCGAAGAGCTGGATGCGAGGCTTGCAGCGTTGATCGGCGAATAA
- a CDS encoding type II toxin-antitoxin system RelE/ParE family toxin, which produces MPYFGFAFTDRVLDFIEGLPPKIRRQVVKRAKALHTSPFPASAKKLKDVETDEGEPVYRERSGDYRILYIVRSNPSLVLILDIDHRKDVYRMPKTKTDPADDMRMKEKDFDDIMGRALGVPAPLDTAKNDDEPKRLSAHPRKKR; this is translated from the coding sequence ATGCCTTATTTTGGCTTTGCCTTCACCGACCGAGTGCTCGATTTTATCGAAGGGTTGCCTCCCAAGATCAGGCGGCAAGTCGTGAAACGGGCGAAGGCGCTACACACATCACCCTTCCCCGCTTCAGCAAAGAAGCTAAAGGATGTAGAAACTGACGAGGGTGAGCCGGTTTATCGTGAGCGATCAGGCGACTACCGCATCCTCTATATCGTTCGGTCGAATCCGAGTTTGGTTTTGATCCTCGACATTGACCACAGAAAGGACGTGTATCGAATGCCCAAGACAAAAACAGACCCCGCCGATGACATGCGAATGAAGGAAAAGGACTTTGATGACATCATGGGCCGAGCGCTAGGCGTTCCGGCTCCGCTGGATACGGCCAAGAATGATGATGAGCCCAAGCGCCTAAGCGCGCACCCTCGCAAAAAGCGTTAA
- a CDS encoding SDR family NAD(P)-dependent oxidoreductase: protein MGRFSGKTIVVTGSGKQKGLGQGILQAFASEGANCVVSDLRIDDEAEAVAEELRSRGAKVATVPCDVSKARDCRALLDEAIKTFGSVDIFVNNAGIGFKMKPLLEVDTVDEWDQVLAVNLSGAFYCTQAAAKAMVEQGRGGRIINIASQAAKTGFPHLPAYVSSKHGMVGLTRASAVELGAHGITVNAICPNHVTTGLGAQQNEYFSKLLGFDSVEAYLENMSAKNPMGRPGLPSDTAAACLWLASDEAFYVTGEAINVSGGEEMH, encoded by the coding sequence ATGGGCAGATTCTCAGGCAAGACCATCGTCGTGACGGGTTCCGGCAAGCAGAAGGGGCTGGGGCAGGGCATCCTGCAGGCTTTCGCCAGCGAAGGCGCGAATTGCGTGGTTTCCGACCTGCGGATCGATGATGAAGCAGAAGCGGTAGCCGAAGAATTGCGGTCCCGCGGAGCAAAAGTGGCCACCGTGCCATGCGACGTTTCGAAGGCGAGAGATTGCCGCGCGCTTCTCGACGAGGCGATCAAGACCTTCGGCAGCGTCGATATCTTCGTCAACAATGCCGGGATCGGCTTCAAGATGAAGCCGCTGCTGGAAGTGGACACAGTGGACGAATGGGACCAGGTTCTGGCGGTCAACCTCTCCGGAGCGTTCTACTGTACCCAGGCCGCGGCAAAGGCAATGGTCGAGCAAGGGCGTGGTGGGCGCATTATCAATATCGCCAGCCAGGCAGCGAAGACCGGCTTTCCGCACCTTCCCGCCTATGTATCGAGCAAGCACGGCATGGTGGGCCTGACCCGTGCGAGCGCTGTCGAGCTGGGAGCCCACGGCATCACAGTCAATGCGATCTGCCCCAATCATGTCACGACCGGGCTGGGCGCGCAGCAGAACGAGTATTTCTCGAAGTTGCTCGGCTTCGATAGTGTAGAGGCCTATCTCGAGAACATGAGCGCCAAGAACCCGATGGGCCGCCCCGGCCTGCCGAGTGATACAGCAGCCGCCTGCCTCTGGCTCGCGAGCGACGAAGCATTCTATGTGACGGGCGAGGCAATCAACGTGTCGGGTGGGGAGGAAATGCACTGA
- a CDS encoding YciI family protein encodes MKLFAFHCRDGEHSPKLREDFLQRHLDHVEANIERYVVAGPLKDGDKMVGLLLVIRAEDIAEARIFFETDPYFDAGVWQAIRVSEFLAVAGEWVGVVSWKG; translated from the coding sequence TTGAAGCTCTTCGCCTTCCATTGCCGCGACGGCGAGCATTCGCCCAAGTTGCGCGAGGATTTCCTCCAGCGCCATCTCGACCACGTAGAAGCAAATATCGAGAGATATGTCGTGGCAGGCCCACTCAAGGATGGCGACAAGATGGTTGGCTTGCTTCTGGTGATCCGCGCGGAGGATATCGCCGAGGCCCGCATATTCTTCGAAACCGACCCTTACTTCGACGCGGGTGTATGGCAGGCAATCCGTGTGTCGGAATTCCTCGCCGTTGCAGGTGAGTGGGTCGGCGTGGTCAGCTGGAAAGGCTAG
- a CDS encoding IS1595 family transposase — protein sequence MRRYSTDEEARAYFERMRWPNGPVCPHCGSSDKIYARKANAKTGTRAGLYKCGECSDTFRVTVGTVMESSKVPLHKWLIAFYMMCASKTQVSALQLQRQLELGSYRTALFLCHRIRFALKDAGPSGLLSGEVEADETYIGGKARGKGRGYTGNKVAVVSLVQRGGEVRSTVVDRANGKVIDTLLKRHVSEDAHLNTDESPLYNKAGKRHASHARVNHSIEEYGYYDYRTGRNVTTNTVEGFFGNAKRSLDGTHHHVSRQHLDLYAAEIDFKYNTRASTDGERTSEGIRRIEGKRLMYRPKGS from the coding sequence ATGCGCCGCTACTCCACGGACGAGGAGGCGCGCGCCTATTTTGAAAGGATGCGCTGGCCGAACGGTCCAGTCTGCCCCCATTGTGGTAGCAGCGACAAGATTTATGCTCGCAAGGCTAACGCTAAAACTGGCACCCGCGCAGGCCTCTATAAGTGCGGCGAGTGTTCTGACACATTCAGGGTAACCGTCGGAACGGTCATGGAATCGTCCAAGGTTCCACTGCACAAATGGCTGATCGCCTTCTACATGATGTGCGCCAGCAAGACGCAAGTCTCTGCGCTCCAGCTTCAACGGCAGTTAGAACTCGGTTCCTATCGCACCGCCCTGTTTTTGTGCCACCGCATACGGTTCGCGTTGAAGGACGCTGGCCCTTCCGGTCTGTTGAGCGGTGAAGTCGAGGCCGACGAAACTTACATTGGGGGCAAGGCGCGCGGCAAAGGTCGCGGATATACGGGTAACAAGGTTGCCGTGGTGTCTCTCGTTCAGCGCGGCGGTGAAGTCCGCTCCACAGTCGTTGATCGCGCAAACGGCAAGGTAATCGACACCCTTCTCAAGCGTCATGTTTCGGAAGATGCTCATCTCAACACCGATGAGTCCCCGCTCTATAACAAGGCCGGAAAACGCCATGCTTCTCATGCTCGCGTAAATCACTCCATCGAAGAATATGGCTATTACGACTACCGGACTGGCCGCAATGTAACGACAAACACCGTCGAGGGCTTTTTCGGAAACGCCAAGCGCAGCCTTGATGGAACACACCATCATGTCAGCCGCCAGCATCTCGATCTTTACGCTGCTGAAATCGACTTCAAATACAACACTCGCGCATCAACGGATGGTGAGCGCACTTCGGAAGGCATTCGCCGGATCGAAGGTAAGCGCCTCATGTATCGCCCCAAGGGATCATAA
- a CDS encoding polysaccharide deacetylase family protein produces MPLTEERIDWPGGAKMALSVVVNVEEGSEMSIARGDRGMEPVDELGVFVKSKMRNYSNESNYLYGIKAGAPRIVKLLERYDIMASWTVAALSLENHPEIAEAIVTLGHEPVSHGWRWVHQFKMSEDAEREFIRKAVTSIEKTCGVRPYGWLSRYLLTDNTRRLLSEEGFTYHMDDYSGDVPFWDRKTVPGKPMCIVPYQLDSNDMKMWTDPALTPHQWLDNAKANFDQVYREGEEGNPKMMSLGLHLRIIGRPGRIWALEEFFRHVRKHDGVWVTTRKAIADHFIAENPA; encoded by the coding sequence ATGCCGCTGACCGAGGAACGGATCGACTGGCCCGGCGGCGCGAAGATGGCTCTCAGCGTCGTCGTCAATGTCGAGGAAGGCAGCGAAATGAGCATCGCGCGCGGCGACCGCGGGATGGAGCCAGTGGACGAACTGGGCGTCTTCGTGAAATCAAAGATGCGTAATTACTCTAACGAGAGCAATTATCTCTACGGCATTAAGGCAGGCGCCCCCCGGATCGTGAAGCTGCTTGAGCGATACGACATCATGGCAAGCTGGACGGTCGCGGCCCTGAGCCTGGAGAACCATCCAGAAATTGCCGAGGCGATTGTCACGCTTGGCCACGAACCGGTAAGCCACGGTTGGCGCTGGGTTCACCAGTTCAAGATGAGCGAAGATGCCGAGCGCGAGTTCATCCGCAAGGCCGTGACCAGCATCGAAAAGACCTGCGGCGTGAGGCCCTACGGCTGGCTCAGCCGCTATCTTCTCACCGACAACACCCGCCGGCTGCTCAGCGAGGAAGGCTTCACCTACCACATGGACGATTACAGCGGCGATGTACCTTTCTGGGACCGCAAGACCGTGCCCGGCAAGCCGATGTGCATCGTGCCCTACCAGCTCGATTCCAACGACATGAAGATGTGGACCGATCCGGCGCTGACACCGCACCAGTGGCTCGACAATGCCAAGGCCAATTTCGACCAGGTCTACCGTGAAGGTGAGGAGGGCAACCCTAAGATGATGAGCCTTGGCTTGCACTTGCGGATCATCGGCAGACCTGGCCGGATCTGGGCGCTGGAGGAATTCTTCCGCCATGTTCGCAAGCATGACGGTGTATGGGTGACGACCCGCAAGGCGATTGCCGACCATTTCATTGCGGAGAACCCGGCTTGA